In Calditrichota bacterium, the genomic window CTCCTCAGAACGGTAGATCATCACCTTCGGGTGGTGGCGCTCCGATGTCGGTGACATCAGCCGGCGGCAGCTCTGGCGCTGCCTCGGCCTCCCTTCTGCCGAGAATCTGCATGTTGAGACCGACTATGTCGGTGGCAAACCGCTTCACCCCGTCCTTGTCCTCCCAGGAGCGGGTCTGCAAGCGCCCTTCCACGTACACCTGCATCCCCTTCTTCAAGTACTGACCCGCCACCTCAGCCAACTTGCGCCAGAGCACGACGCGATGCCACTCTGTCCGTTCCTGAGTGTTGCCCTCGTTGTCTTTCCAGACCT contains:
- a CDS encoding single-stranded DNA-binding protein, coding for VWKDNEGNTQERTEWHRVVLWRKLAEVAGQYLKKGMQVYVEGRLQTRSWEDKDGVKRFATDIVGLNMQILGRREAEAAPELPPADVTDIGAPPPEGDDLPF